In Synechococcus sp. C9, one genomic interval encodes:
- a CDS encoding Uma2 family endonuclease: MIGNKSMSLLYCSTPMPEILARALTLEEFLQQPETKPRLEYIHGHIFRKVMPQGKHRAIQTWLTALINAVVKTSQSGWAFAELRCTFMDKSIVPDMAVFRWKQIPCDETGEVADIFMLAPAWTIEILSPGQNLTQVTKNILYCLAGGAEMGWLIHPGERSVFVYRPGGMPMVFDQGDQVLPVPEFAQNLTIKISDIFACLVKR; encoded by the coding sequence GATGATTGGGAACAAATCCATGTCCCTACTTTATTGTTCAACACCCATGCCAGAAATCCTAGCGAGGGCACTAACCCTGGAAGAATTTCTCCAACAGCCAGAAACAAAACCTCGTTTGGAATACATTCATGGTCACATTTTCAGGAAGGTCATGCCCCAAGGCAAACACAGGGCAATTCAGACCTGGTTAACCGCCCTGATTAATGCGGTGGTGAAAACATCTCAATCGGGTTGGGCATTTGCCGAATTGCGCTGTACATTCATGGATAAATCCATCGTGCCTGATATGGCGGTATTTCGTTGGAAGCAGATACCCTGTGATGAAACAGGAGAAGTTGCCGATATATTTATGCTGGCTCCGGCTTGGACGATTGAGATTTTATCTCCCGGTCAGAATCTTACCCAGGTCACTAAAAACATCCTATACTGCCTCGCAGGTGGGGCAGAAATGGGTTGGTTGATTCATCCCGGAGAACGGTCTGTATTTGTTTATCGTCCTGGGGGAATGCCTATGGTTTTTGACCAGGGTGACCAAGTACTTCCGGTTCCAGAATTTGCTCAAAATTTGACAATTAAAATTAGTGACATTTTTGCGTGTTTGGTCAAGCGATAA